ttgattttgttCGGTATGGGACAAAAACCAAGGTCTTTACTTTTACCAACTTCGATGATACAATGGTAATTATGATTGATACGAAGATTGAATGATTTGATCCCCGtaccatttttattattcgaGGGTCTCCATGGTAACACTTCAGGATTCAAAATTGCAATAATGTCACCAATTCGAAGATTATAGTATCGCTCGACAGCATGTTTATcgaaaatgaagatatctacattatatttgaaatcacTTATagtaaatttaaaatatttcttggGTTTATCACTTGATGTAAATTTAATGCTACCCTTCTGTGTTATTATCCCCAATGTAACCCAATTTGAATACTGTGGTTCTTCGAATTTTGGTGGCCTCACTTTGgcaaataatttatttaatcgaagtattttgatattttggaatatatcatttaattccTTTTTAGGAATATACCTTTTCTGAATACGTAGCATCGAATATTCTTCTACTTCATTAGCTGCCTCTGGTTGATATTCTATTTTATGAATTTTGCTGCTTTTATTTAATCCTTGAAACATATGGACTCTTGCCTTTAACATTTTCTCATTCCTAACGTTCtcgatttcttctttcttcttgacATGTTGAAACTTTTCCATGAAATATGAAGTAGTATTCGATGGTAGCTTTTCCAAGTTCTCTTCCCTTTCCCTTACTTTCAGTTCGTTAGGATTAGGTAATCGTTCGCCAGagaattcttcttcttctacttcttcttcttttctgtCACGATTCTGTAATATTGTCTGTTCAGaagtaaaaatatttgtattCTTCTCTTCAGGGGTACCAGGTATCTGaacttcatcaaaattAGGATCACGTCTCTTTTGACGTTCCTTTAGTTCCTTCAATCTTCCCAAGAGATCACTCTTTCGACGGTCTAGATCTTCGAGCTCTTCCAGTACAGCGTCTTCATTTTCCTCTTTGTCTGATAAATCAGCAAAAGGATCTTCTGGCGAACATTCCCTAGGATCATTCATTAGTATTGAAGCAGTTTGTAAGGTATGAACCCTGATATAGGTTGTTTAAATGatgtttcttttgaaaCTCTCAATGACTTCATTCTGCTCTTCGATTTTTGTAAAACTAAAATCACATAATGCACTACGTATAAAATAGTAAGATGCGCAAGCTCTGTAAAATTCGTTATAAACAGGAAGGTGATTCGatccaataataattgtttgaaGCTTCATAGTTATAAAGACTATATTGTCTGAAAGTAGTACAGAAACAGAGCCAGAGATTGTGCTTCTACAGGCTTGCCCTCTTCGTTACAATTATTCATCTGCAgttggaaaaaaatagatatTATTCCAACAAGCCttcttttttgaattattacaattcCTGAATTTGGGATTTTTATATGCttattttaatataatacatatTGCAAGCAAAGTTCTTTATTAAGGTTCTTATCTAAAAGTAGAGATTTATTCCTCTTTCGGTCTTTTAATGATGTCTTGaattatttcattatcagcAGAACGTTTTGTTAACAAGGTTTCATCTTTTCCTGATTGTAGTGTGAATGGATTATCGTCGTTATCCGTTTCTGCTACAACATTAGCTCCATAATTCAATTGTAATACTTTTTCTCCGAGTGGTGGTGAAGAACTATTTATATTGGACAGGTTTATTTTCGAAGGAACCTGAGTTTCGTTACTATCATTATTCTTTGTTGGTGATAAAGTTTGTGATTCGAGTTTCgataattttctttccaaTAATGTGCTTTTCATCATAGATTGCTGTTTTCCTTCTTCAAAGGccttcttttttatttctgCCAGTTCAAGATTAAACTTTTCCctcaattctttttctaTTTGAGCTCTTGTATCTGTGACAACTCCATTTCCATCGGCATTAAGCCCGAGTTCACGTAATttggtttcaaattcttGCTCCAGAacctttcttcttttctcGATAACAGCATTGATTTTCTCCTCAGAAGGGAGCCtcattcttttcttcaaattctcCTCGGCCTCAGTTATCCTCTTCAGAATGAGtgcttcttgttcttcttcccACTTTTTCTTAAGCTCTTCAATATTGGCACTTTCTTGACCATTAGCgagaatattattttttctctgAGCGAGAAtggtttctttttctttttccaaCTTTGTCTTAAActcttttttcatttgttcaattaattcatcCTTTTCACGCTTAAAAGATTCTTTTAAGTCTTTGATTATTTTGGAGTTTACAGTACTGTTTTCATATGCTTTTACAGATTGTAATTCTGACTTTAACGATTCTATCTCattcttgaattt
Above is a genomic segment from Naumovozyma dairenensis CBS 421 chromosome 6, complete genome containing:
- the MCM10 gene encoding Mcm10p (similar to Saccharomyces cerevisiae MCM10 (YIL150C); ancestral locus Anc_5.703), with translation MNDPRECSPEDPFADLSDKEENEDAVLEELEDLDRRKSDLLGRLKELKERQKRRDPNFDEVQIPGTPEEKNTNIFTSEQTILQNRDRKEEEVEEEEFSGERLPNPNELKVREREENLEKLPSNTTSYFMEKFQHVKKKEEIENVRNEKMLKARVHMFQGLNKSSKIHKIEYQPEAANEVEEYSMLRIQKRYIPKKELNDIFQNIKILRLNKLFAKVRPPKFEEPQYSNWVTLGIITQKGSIKFTSSDKPKKYFKFTISDFKYNVDIFIFDKHAVERYYNLRIGDIIAILNPEVLPWRPSNNKNGTGIKSFNLRINHNYHCIIEVGKSKDLGFCPIPNKINESGTCHTPIDISKEDRCSYHQEIRFRNNGSKRIELNGSFALGAPVKVGAQPQLYRNNNVPVRGVYHGNRFNVVKGSEIRKNESKLMEERRRRYFSSNNSAKAFFDEKFQNPDMLTNLDTKRRKIADDKRSNYLDQELSKAIENKSSNRLSGNKTKKEYAKMKSATETTLQTGVIQRLGFDPTHGKIAKVLQTGKDSGKDNVHNTHKVEKVKDLLEFKKGKVVLAPAKEELIKRKNRREEVWQKHFGSGKRLAEQPLNDDVDTSESDLEIV